From a single Arvicanthis niloticus isolate mArvNil1 chromosome 19, mArvNil1.pat.X, whole genome shotgun sequence genomic region:
- the LOC117724065 gene encoding large ribosomal subunit protein eL39-like — translation MSFLKTFRIKRFLAKKQKQNCPVPQWIWMKTGNEISYNAKRRHSKRTKLGL, via the coding sequence ATGTCTTTTCTCAAAACTTTCAGAATCAAGAGATTTCTggccaagaaacaaaagcagaattgTCCTGTTCCTCAATGGATTTGGATGAAAACTGGTAATGAAATCAGTTACAACGCCAAGAGAAGGCACAGTAAGAGAACGAAGCTGGGTCTATAA